In Lactococcus garvieae subsp. garvieae, the following proteins share a genomic window:
- a CDS encoding ABC transporter permease — protein MIALIKRNLLVYTRDRIAFVLSFLSIIILLVLYQIFIGKGQMEAIQQSVPNQELRDQAVQMVNFWLIAGLTTVATLTSTLGAFGVMIIDRENKIDEDFMISSYSPWKFELSYALSAILLGTCISLICCFLGILIFNGTHAFALFTIFDFLKIFFTITLSCILSASMTLPLLLFIKSGSAFSTLSTIIGTFIGFISGIYIPIGTVGTPLSQIMTWFPLTQVNAMLKQELMTSSIKEVFGTASSSEKITYSESYGITLKTLGGHVLSFDNMLLYVIVFTFVVIILHFALKKRLLNGKE, from the coding sequence ATGATAGCATTAATTAAAAGAAATCTTCTAGTTTATACACGAGACAGGATTGCTTTTGTTCTTTCATTTCTTTCAATTATCATTCTATTGGTTCTCTATCAGATATTTATTGGAAAAGGACAAATGGAAGCCATACAACAAAGTGTTCCAAATCAAGAATTACGGGACCAAGCTGTTCAAATGGTTAATTTTTGGCTGATTGCTGGATTAACAACTGTTGCTACCTTAACAAGTACATTAGGGGCATTCGGTGTCATGATTATTGATAGAGAAAATAAGATAGACGAAGATTTTATGATAAGTTCCTACTCTCCATGGAAATTTGAGTTATCTTATGCTCTTTCTGCTATTTTATTAGGAACATGTATTTCTCTCATTTGTTGTTTCTTGGGAATCCTTATTTTTAATGGAACTCATGCTTTTGCTCTTTTTACGATATTTGATTTTTTGAAAATATTTTTCACAATCACTCTTAGTTGTATATTATCCGCAAGTATGACTCTACCTTTGCTTTTATTTATAAAGAGTGGATCCGCCTTTAGTACTTTGAGTACTATTATAGGAACTTTCATTGGTTTTATATCAGGAATATATATTCCAATTGGAACTGTTGGTACCCCTCTTTCTCAAATAATGACATGGTTTCCTCTCACACAAGTCAATGCAATGCTCAAGCAGGAACTAATGACAAGTAGCATTAAGGAAGTTTTTGGCACCGCTTCTTCAAGTGAAAAAATAACTTATAGTGAATCGTATGGTATAACTTTGAAAACTTTGGGGGGCCATGTACTTTCATTTGATAATATGCTTTTATATGTGATAGTGTTTACATTTGTTGTAATAATTTTACATTTTGCTTTGAAAAAGAGGTTATTGAATGGGAAAGAGTAA
- a CDS encoding ABC transporter ATP-binding protein, with protein MKISLHGIEKKYGKFEALKNVSFEYEEGKFYGLLGPNGAGKTTLFSLLIQTVKQTKGTIVWSEKSNIVKAEHLYKKIGVVFQTSRLDKFLTVEENLLSRGALYGLDKKETLKNLSDLKHFLNIDELKNKKYGTLSGGQKRKVDIVRALIHKPSVLLLDEPTTGLDPQSRQSLWEAIYGLNKEKGMTIILITHYLEEMTFCDRVDILVHGALLYSGTTEDLVKKNSTTKLKVNMKNGETLKKENFTFIEDEDGNFVAEGLNIDEIVTVVSENRGKIKNFDVQQASLETAYLNLIKNIEREEL; from the coding sequence ATGAAAATATCTTTACATGGTATCGAGAAAAAATATGGTAAATTTGAAGCTTTGAAGAATGTCTCTTTTGAATATGAAGAAGGAAAATTTTATGGATTACTAGGTCCTAACGGTGCGGGTAAAACAACTTTATTTAGTCTTCTTATTCAAACTGTTAAACAAACAAAAGGTACTATTGTTTGGAGTGAAAAATCTAATATTGTCAAGGCGGAACACTTGTACAAAAAAATTGGAGTGGTTTTTCAGACAAGCCGTTTGGATAAGTTTTTAACTGTTGAAGAAAACTTGTTATCAAGAGGTGCTTTGTATGGGCTTGATAAAAAAGAGACTTTGAAAAACTTAAGCGATTTGAAACACTTTCTGAATATTGATGAATTAAAAAATAAAAAATATGGTACACTTTCCGGTGGGCAGAAAAGAAAAGTAGACATTGTACGTGCTTTGATACATAAGCCCTCTGTTCTGTTGTTAGATGAGCCAACAACAGGACTTGACCCACAGTCACGGCAGAGTCTATGGGAAGCAATTTATGGATTAAATAAAGAAAAAGGAATGACGATCATTTTGATTACACATTATTTAGAAGAAATGACATTTTGTGATCGTGTAGATATCTTAGTGCACGGGGCTCTCCTCTATTCTGGAACAACAGAAGACTTGGTGAAAAAAAATTCTACAACAAAATTAAAAGTAAATATGAAAAACGGAGAAACTTTAAAAAAAGAAAATTTTACATTTATTGAGGATGAAGATGGAAATTTTGTGGCAGAAGGGCTTAATATCGACGAAATAGTAACTGTTGTTTCAGAAAATAGAGGAAAAATAAAAAATTTTGATGTACAACAGGCTAGTTTAGAAACGGCCTATTTAAACTTGATAAAAAATATAGAAAGGGAAGAGCTATGA
- a CDS encoding 3-hydroxyacyl-ACP dehydratase FabZ family protein, with product MSLLDIKQIMTLLPHRFPFLMVDSVEEYSRGEILCKKNITVTEPYFQGHFPQNPIVPGVLLVESGAQAAALMYILDEIDTDNIENSDKKKIVYSEELAQKVGYLASIKNFKFKGLALPGEVLYIKCQKKIALGKLFEVDVKISNKNNRVIGFGKVLVSQK from the coding sequence ATGAGCTTATTAGATATTAAACAGATTATGACTTTATTGCCACATCGATTTCCTTTTTTAATGGTAGATTCTGTAGAAGAGTATTCTCGAGGTGAAATTCTATGTAAAAAAAATATAACAGTAACAGAGCCATACTTTCAAGGGCATTTTCCTCAGAATCCTATTGTACCAGGTGTATTACTTGTTGAGTCTGGAGCTCAAGCTGCGGCACTAATGTATATTCTAGATGAAATAGATACAGACAATATTGAAAATAGTGATAAAAAAAAGATTGTATATAGTGAAGAACTTGCTCAAAAAGTTGGTTATCTTGCAAGTATCAAAAATTTCAAGTTTAAAGGTCTTGCATTGCCTGGGGAAGTTCTTTATATAAAATGTCAAAAAAAAATAGCTCTAGGAAAATTATTTGAAGTAGATGTAAAAATTTCGAATAAAAATAATAGAGTTATTGGTTTTGGAAAGGTTCTGGTTTCACAAAAATGA